GCTTCGCCAGCTCACGATCGAGCAGCTCCGGCAACGGACGAGCCTCAAGTGGCGGGAGTACCCCGACGACGTGCTGCCGCTCTGGGTGGCGGAGATGGACGTGCCGCTGGCCGAGCCGGTCGCGCGGGCGATCACCGACGCCGTCGCGCGCGGCGACACCGGCTACACCGCCGGCACGGCGTACCCGCAGGCGCTGGCGGAGTTCGCCCGGCGTCGGTGGGGTTGGGACGGGCTGGCCGTGGCGCGCACCGCGCTGGTGCCCGACGTGATGCACGGTGTCGTCGAGGCGCTGCGGCTGGTCACCGAGCCGGGGGACGCGGTGGTCGTCAACTGCCCGGTCTACCCGCCGTTCTACGAGTTCGTGACGCACGCCGGACGCCGGATCGTGGAGGCGCCGCTCGGCGAGGACCTGCGGATCGACCTCGGCACACTCAAGGACGCGTTCCGGCAGGCTCGGGCCGGTGGGCGGCCAGCGGCGTACCTGCTGTGCAGCCCGCACAACCCGACCGGCGTCGTGCACACCGTCGACGAGTTGGCCGCCGTCGCCCGTCTGGCCGAGCAGCACGGGGTGCGGGTGATCGCCGACGAGATCCATGCTCCGGTGATCGCCGGGGGAGCGCGGTTCGTGCCGTACCTCTCGGTGCCCGGCGCGGAGAACGGCCTGTCGCTGATGTCCGCCTCCAAGGGATGGAACCTGGCCGGCCTGCGCGGTGCGCTCCTCATCGCCGGCCCGGCCGCGGCCGGAGACCTCGCCCGCGTTCCGTTCGAGGCCAGCGTCAGCACGAGCCACCTCGGCGTGATCGCCCACACCGCCGCCTTCCGCGACGGCGGTGAGTGGCTCGACGCCCTCTTGACCGGCTTGGACGACAACCGTCGGCTCCTCGCCGCGCTGCTCGCCGAGCACCTGCCGGCCATCCGTTACCGCCCCGGTCAGGCCACCTATCTCGCCTGGCTCGACTGCCGCGCCCTGGGCCTCGGCGACGACCCCGCGACCGTGTTCCTCGACCGTGGCCGGGTGGCGCTCAACTCCGGTTCGGCCTTCGGCACCGGCGGCGCCGGCCACGTCCGGCTGAATCTGGCCACCGCACCGGAGTTGATCACCGAGGCGGTACGCCGGATGGCCACCGCCGTCGCCTGAGAAGCCCCACGGTCAGCGGCGGCCGGTGGCCAGGGTGACGAGGTACTGTCCACCACCTGCGTCGACGTTCGCGGTCACCGGCAGTCCGGGCACCAGCCGGGAGAACCGGTCGACGAGCCAGTCCGCCGCCTCCTGGGCGTCCTTCTGGCTCGGACAGCGGGCGACCAGCTCGCGGCCACCCTTACGTTCGAGTCGTTCGGCGACGGTGATCAGCGGTGCGGGCTCCACCACGTGCAGGCGATCCGGCCAGGCGATGGCCACCTTGACCGCGCCCTTGCGGGTGTTGCAGGCACGGTGCGCGAGTCGCTCGACGACCTTGGCCTTCCTGTCGGCGGTACGGCTGTCGACGCTGGGACCACGCGGATCGTTCACCGACATGTCGGCGTCGACCGGCTCGTCGCACACCCAGCACCGCCAACTGTCACGTTTCGCGACGTCATCGAGGAGACTCATCCGAGCAACCTAGCCCGTCAGCGCACCGGCCGACGACAGCCCCGGCGTCGACAAATTCGGCGCGGACCCCAGCGTTGAGGCCGACCGCGCGCCGTAAAGACCGGCCACAGTGGCCGTCGAGGTGCCATCCGCGTCGTCGGTCGCCTCAAGGAATGCTCAAATTCGATCGACACGATCCACTCAGGCCACGAACGCACATACGCTCACCGGACCCAGCCCGCCCACGCCCTCCCGCTCCTTCTCGCACCGACGATGGTCGTCGTACCCAGGCTCTTCGCGCGTTCGGCACGGCTGTCCTACACGGGGGCGACGCGCACGGAGTTCCGCCACCACCTCAATCACCCGTCGTAAGTAGAAGGAGGGGGAATGCGGCGCACACAACGGCGCATCGCGCTTCTCGCGCTGCCCGCCCTGGTGGGTAGCATCCTCGTGGCGACCGGGCCTGCGGGCGCGGATCCCGCGGGGCCGTCGGCCACCGCCGGCCGATCCCAGGTCGAGAACGCCGAGTCGGAACGCCTCGTACACATCAGGCTGACCGGCGCGGACATGCTGGACAAGGTGGCAGCCGCCGGCTTCGACCTTGAGCACGGCCTCCGGCGTGTGCCGAGCGGCATCGAAGGCGAGGCGGTGGTGACCGCCGAGCAGATCACCGAACTCACGTCGATGGGCGTCGACGTGCTCGGCGACGACGCGGGCTTCGCCTGGAGCGACGAGGCCGACGGCGGCATCGACATCGACGCCGCCGGCACGCGAGCGGTCCAGCCGTCGAACCACGAGGCGACGGTACGTATCGCCCGCGCCGACTGGTTCACCACAAAGGGCCAGGGCTTCCTGTACGTCGAGGCGCGAACCACCGAGGGGCAGCAGGCGGACCCGATCGTCGGGATGCAGCTCGAGAACGACTCGGGCAAGGGCACCGCGTTCGGCTTCGCCCGAACGATGAGCCGGTTCGTCGACTCCGGGCAGTACATGTTCCACCGGAACCTGTTCAAGCTCGACGTCCGCCCGAACAAGATCCAGGTGACGAGCTCCACCGGCGGCGTCACCACAGGCGTCGTCTCCAACTGGCTCGAGGACGCCCCGCCGCCGCTGACGGCGAACCCGTCCTACAAGTCGGACTTCGTGGACGGTTACAAGCACCCGCAGCAGCTCTACAGCCGCGCCAAGGAGATCGCCCGCCAGTACCCGGACATCGCCGAGATCGTCTACCTGCCGAACCAGACGAACGGGTACCAGCGCAAGGCGCAGGCCCAGATCGGCGGCACCGGGCAGGCGGCGGTCGTCGTCACCTCGGCGGCGTGGGGCCACGAGGGCGGCAACGACATCACTGTGGAGTTCGTGGACCGCTCGGACGCGAACCTCCCGCTCGCGGTGGAGGTCGCGGACAAGGCGGTCCGCGTCCTGCTCGCCACGGACGCCTCCGGTGGACCGGCGAGTACGGCCACCGAGGTGGCGGAGGCACTGCGGACCCGGTCCCAGGGCCTCATCGACCGAGCGCACCCGTACCGCACCAACCAAGGCACAGGCATCGTCGCGCCGACGGCCGGACCGGTCGCGCTGACCGACTTCCTCGACCAGAAGCGCGCCGGCGCACCGGCGGGCGAGGTGCCGCGAGGCCCGGTCACGATCCCGGTCCTGCGGATCGGCAAGCACCGGGACGGCAAGAAGCCCGGTGTTCTCATCCAGGCGCAGGACCACGCCCGTGAGTGGGTGCCGGCGACGACCAGCCTGGAGTCGGCCGAGCGTCTGGTGCACAACTACAAGTCCGACAAGGAGACGAAGAAGATCGTCGAGAACACCGACATCTTCTTCATCCTGTCCAACAACCCCGACGGGGCGAACTACAGCTTCTACAACTTCGCCTCCCAGCGTAAGAACATGACGAACCACTGCCCGGACGCGAGCGCCGATCCGGGGCAGCGGAACTCCTGGGGCGTCGACCTGAACCGGAACTACCGGGTCGGGTCGGGCCACGACGGCTACGCGGGAGGGTCGACCAACTGCGTCAGCGGCACCTACCAGGGACCGGAGGAGCTGTCCGAGCCCGAGTCGAAGAACATCATCTGGCTGGTCGAGAAGTACTCGAACATCAAGTTCATGATGTCGGTGCACTCCAACGGCGGTCAGCTGTTCTGGCAGCCCGGCGCGTACATCGCGGACGGCCGGATCACCACGCCGCGTCCGCCGCTGGGTGACGAGGCGTTCTACTGGCAGTCGGCCGCCCGGATCCTGTCGCAGGTCAAGGCGCATCGGGAAACCGTCGTCACGCCCGAGAACGTCGGCGGCTCGTCCGACGTCCTCTACTCCTCGGCGGGCAACGTGCGCGAGGACCTGTACCACACGTACGGGATCTACGCGTTCGGCTGGGAGGTCGGCGGCTCGGTCTACAACCCGGCCACCGGCAACTGGCAGGGCGGTTCGTTCCAACCCGAGTGGGCGGGGAACCCCGACCTCGTCAGTGGCCACGCCGAAACGATGGAGTACGCCAACGGGATCATGGAGATGTTCCGGGTCGCGGCGGACTGGGGCAGAGACAAGAAGGACCCGACATCCCAGCTCGTCCCCGGCGCGGGGCGCTACTCCGGGCCCGTCGACGTGCGCTTCGAGACCAACGAGCCGGCCACCATCTACTACACGACGGACGGCAGCCGACCCACGCTCGAGTCGCCCCGCTACGCGGCGACCGAGTTCCGCGAGCCGGGGCAGGTGTTCCACGTGACCGAGACGACGACGTTCCGCTGGTTCTCGGTCGACAGCGCCGGCAACATCGAGAAGAACTACGACCCGACGAAGAACGACAAGCGCAACAACTACCGCACGGCGACGATCAAAATCGCCGAGAAGTAGTGGCCCTCCAGTGATCGTTGCCCCGTCGGTGCGGTTTCACCCGCGCTGACGGGGCAACGGTCGCTGACAGCCGCCCGGCCACACGTCTGGCCTTCAACCTCCTGCTCAGCTGAGCCGGCCGTCGTGGGCGAGCAGGGCGATCTGGGTGCGGTTGTCGAGGTCCAGCTTGGTCAGGATGTGCGAGACGTGCGCCTTCACGGTGGTCACGCTCATCAGCAGCTCGGTGGCGATCTCGGCGTTGGAGCGTCCCTGGGCGATGGCCAGCACGACGTCACGTTCGCGGGGCGTGAGCAGGGCCAGCCGGGAACGCGCGTACTCGTAGGACTCGGCGCCGGAGGCCACCCGCTGCATGAGGCGGCGCGTGACGCCCGGCGACAGCATCGGGTTGCCGGCGGCGACGGCGCGGACGGCCTGGCTGATCCGCTGCGGCGGGGTGTCCTTGAGCAGGAAGCCGCTGGCGCCGGCCCGCAGGGCCCGCACCACGTGCTCGTCGGTGTCGAACGTGGTGAGCACGATGATCTCCGGTGGCCGAGGGCGGCGGCGCAGACGTTCGGTGGCGGTGATGCCGTTGACGCCGGGCATCCGGATGTCCATCAGCACCACGTCGGGCATGTGCCGGTCCACCGCGGTGATCGCCGCACCGCCGTCGGCGGCCTCGCCCACGACGACGATCCCGTCGGCGCCGTCGAGCATCATCGTCAGCATTCCCCGTACCAGGGGATCGTCGTCGACGATGACCACACGGACCGGGCCCGTCACGTCGGCCACGGCAGCCACGCGGTGAGGTGGAACCGACCCGAGGCGTCGATGTGGTGGGCGACACGGCCGCCGGTGAGGGCGGCCCGTTCGGCGAGACCGATCAGGCCCGCGCCGTCGTGCCCGGAGGCGCCGCCGTCGGGTGTCGTCGGGTTGCTCACCGCGATGCTCAGGCCGGAGCCGGGCCCCCCGCCGACGGCGAGTCGGACCGGCTGTCCGGCGGCGTGCTTGCGGGCGTTGGTCAGCGCCTCCTGCGCGATCCGGTACGCGGTGCGGCCGACCGCCGGCGGGACCTCGACCGGCGGGCCGAGCGGGTCGTCGACCTCGATCTGCTGCCCGGCCGCCCGGGCCTCCTCGACCAGGCGCGGCAGGTCGGCGAGGCTCTGCCCGGGTGGCGCGTCCGCCGGAGTCTCGGCGTCGTCGCTGCGCAGCAGCGTGATGACCTCGCGCAGCTCGTCGAGGGCCTGGTGCGCGCTGGCCCGGATCACCCCGGCGGCGGCGCTGAGCCGCTCGGGTGGCGCGTCCGGCCGGTACTCCATCGCGCCGGCGGCCGCCGCCAGCAGCGACAGCCGGTGGGCCAGCACGTCGTGCATCTCCCGCGCGATGCGGCTGCGCTCGGCCGCCCGGGCCTCGACGACCCGGCGTTCCTGCTCCTGCTCCGCCCGCCTGGCCCGGTCCCGGAGCGCCGCCAGCAGGGCGTGCCGGGCCTGCGCCCAGGTGCCCCAGCCCAGCAGGGCCGCGTACGCGGCCGTCATGAGCACCAGCCGCCACCCGAACGGCAGGCTGGGCGTCGGCCGCCACAGCGCCTGCACCGCCTCGCCCGCCACGCCGACCGCCGCCACCACCGCGGCCTGCCGGAACGGCCGGTTGCGGGCGGCGAACAGCACAGCGAAGCTCGCCACCGGAGTGGCCACCGGCGACAGCGCCACCAGCAGGCCCGCGAGCACGCCCGCGACCTCCGGGCGGCGGACGACCACCGGGACGAGGGCCAGGGCGGCCACCGCCAGCGCGACATCGGCGCGGACCAGGGCGGTCGACCCGGAGCGGGTGGCGGACCACAGCGCGGTCGCGATGAGCACGCCCATCGCCACGGTCGCCACGCCCGCCGGGACGGAACGCCACGTCCGCGGCGGGTCCACGTCGCACGTCGCCGCATCCACCAGCGCAGGCTACTGGGCTCGCGGAGGGCCGGACCACCTCCTTTGGTAGTACGCGGCGCCACCGACGGATGTACGCACCGCGGCGTCCGGACCGACGTGCCCGACCCGGGCCGGTCCACAGACTCGGGGCATGACGAACAACCTTCTCCTGCGCCGAGCCGCGGTGTCGGCCGGCGCGATCCTGGTGGCGACGGCGGAGTTCGCGATCCTGCACTCGGCGGTCGATGTCGACCTGGCGGCCGGCACCGGAAACGCGACCCGGCAGATCACAGTGGCCGCGGTCGTGGTGGCCGCCGCGGTCGCGGCACTGGCCGGCTGGGCGCTGCTCGCGCTGCTGGAACCCCGCACCGGCCGGGCGCGCCTCTGGTGGACCTCGATCGCGGTCGCGGTCCTGCTGCTGTCACTGCTGCTCGGGCCGCCGAGCGGCGTCGGCGGGGGAGCGAAGGCGGCGCTCGCGCTGCTGCACCTGAGCGTCGGCGTCGTCCTCATCCTCGGCCTGCCCCGGTCGCGCCCGGAAGGACGGAACCGATGACCGCGCTGACCGTACGCAAGCAGAACGGCGCCTTCGTCCTCGACTCCGGTGCCGGGCCGCGCGCGTCGCTGCGTACCACCGGCTGGACCTGGCGGTGCGGCGAGATCCGCACCGACGCGGGCCTCTGGACGGTCGCGCCGACCGACCGCCGGCGCATCGGGGTCACCGCACAGACCGAGCATGGCGTCGCGGTGCGGCTCGACCCGCGCCGGTCGCACGTGCCGGGACCTGGCGGGGTGACGCGCTGGGCGCCCGGTCGCGGCGGCGGCGAGCTGGTGCGTGACGGGAACCGGCTGGCGGTGCTCCTCTCCCGTCGGGCGGGTGGGCCGATCCGCGTCGACGTCACCGGTGAGTGGGCCGACGTGGAACTGGTGGCGCTCACCGCCTGCTTCGCGCTGATGAGTCGACGTCGGCGACGCACCATGATCATGATGATGGCCATCAGCAGCGCAGGTCGCGGCCCCATCGGTTGATCCGCTCTACCGGCGGCGCCGGGCGTCGGCCTCGACGTCGAGCAGGTCGTTCAGCGCAAGTGCCGTGTTGATCAGGGAGAGATGGCTGAAGGCCTGCGGGTAGTTGCCGATCTGCTCACCGGTCGCGGCGATCTCCTCGGCGTACAGGCCGAGGTGGTTGCTGAAGGTGAACATCTTCTCGAAGGTGAGCCGGGCGTCGTCCAGGCGACCGGAGCGGGCCAGCGCCTCGACGTACCAGAACGTGCACATGTTGAAGGTGCCCTCGTGCCCGGGAAGGCCGTCGGGGGAGTGGACCGGATCGTACCTGTGGACCAGGCTGTCGGAGACCAGCTCGCGCTCGATCGCGCTCAGGGTGGACTGCCAGAGGGGGTCGCTCGGCGTCAGGAAGCCGACCGCCGGCATGGAGAGCAGCGCGGCGTCCAGCACGTTCTCGTCGTACGCCTGCACGAAGGTGCCGCGTTCCCGGTTGTATCCGCGGGCCATGACCTGGTTGTAGATCCGGTTGCGTTGATCGGCCCAGGAGGCGATGTCGCCGGGGCGGCCGGTGCGGGTGGCGAGGCGGATGGCCCGGTCCAGCGCGACCCAGGACATCACCCGGCCGAAGGTGTAGTTGCGGGGGTGGTGGCGGCTCTCCCAGATGCCGGCGTCTGGCTGGTCCCAGTGGTGGCAGAGCCAGTCGACGAGCCGGACGGTGCTCTTCCACACCTGGTGCGAGACGCGGATGCCCTGCTCGTCGGCGAGATGCATGGCGTAGAGGGCCTCGCCGTGGATGTCGAGTTGGAGCTGGTCGGCGGCGCCGTTGCCGATCCGCACCGGTCGGGAGCCGCGGTAGCCCTCCAGGTGGTCGAGAATCTCCTCGTGCAGGTCGGAGGAGCCGTCCACCCGATACATGATCTTCAGTGGGTCCTGGTGGTCACCGGCCTCGCGGATCCGCTCGTCCAGCCAGTTCATGTACCGGCTGACCTCCTCGGTGAAGCCGAGGCCGAGCAGCGCGTGCACCGAGAACGACGTGTCGCGTACCCAGGTGTAGCGGTAGTCCCAGTTGCGGGTGCCACCGACCAGCTCGGGCAGCGCGGCGGTGGGCGCGGCGATCATGGCGCCGGTCGGTGCGTACGTCATGAGCTTCAGCGTGATGGCCGAGCGCTCGACCATCTCCCGCCACCGCCCCGTGTAGCGGGAGCGCTCGACCCAGCGCCGCCAGTAGTCCCGGGTCCACTCAAACATCCCCTGGACCTCTGCCGGTGGGATGATCCGTGGTTCCGTGCCGGTCGTCTCCAGGACCACGCCGCCGGTGTCACCCTCGTTCAGGGTGCCGTACGCGACCAGGTCGCCGTCCTCCAGGCGGACGTTTCCTCCCTGCGAGAGCAGCTGCCGCACCGGGTCGACAGGGTTGAAGGTGAGCGCCGCTGACCGGCTGCGGAAGACGTACCCCTGGGGGTGCCGCTCCACTTGGTGCTTCTCCCGGGCGTAGTCGAACCGGGGCCGGCACTCCAACCGGAACCGCATGCTGCCCCGGACCATGTTGACCATGCGGACCAGGCGGTGCGCGTCAGTGGCCCGATCGCCGGTGACCGGCATGAAGTCCATCACCTCGGCGACGCCGTCGGCGCTGATGAACCGGGTGATCAGGATCGGAGTGCCAGGCAGGTAGAGCTGCTTCGTGACGTACCGGACGTCGTGCGGGGCGATGCGAAAGTAGCCACCGCGCTCGCGGTCCAGTAGGGCGGCGAAGATGCTGGGCGAGTCGAAGCGCGGCGCGCAGAACCAGTCGATCGTTCCGTCGCACGTCACCAGCGCGGCGGTCTGCAGGTCGCCGATGAGCCCGTGATCCTCGATCGCCGGATAGCTCTCCACGTCGCCTCCCGGTCTCGACAGCCCTCCGCAGTAACCTAAGGGACGAATTGTCGAGTTCGTCTCGTATTCGTGGTCAGCCACCCTCTCGCGCGTCCCTCCATCCGCGTATCTGGCGGTAGGGTTCCCGACGTGCTGCGGCGGTGGACTCTGGCGATCCTGATGGCGACGTGCGGCGTGCTGGTCTTGGTGGCGCAACTGGCCGCCGGTATGTCCGCCGTCGGCGGCGCCGAGTTGCTGATCTTCCTGGCGCTGGCACTGGTGTTGTCGCCGTGGGCCTTCCCCCGTTCGGTGGACGCCGCCGAAGCGCAGCGGGCCAGCGCGGCGGACGGGCGGCCAATCGTGTACTGGCGCCCCGGCTGCCGCTACTGCCTCCAGCTCCGGTTCTCCCTTGGCCGGCTCGCCCGGCGGGCGCACTGGGTGGACATCTGGCGCGACCCGGCGGGTGCTGCCGCCGTCCGCGCGGTAGCCGGTGGCAACGAGACAGTGCCCACCGTCGTGCTCGACGGTCAGCCTGTCGTGAACCCCGACCGGGCCTGGTTCCGCGAGCAGCTCCGCTCGTCCTGAGCACGCACGTCGCCCGGCGAGGGTCGACGGTCCTGGCTACTGCTGAGTCGCGAATTCACGATGCCCTCAATCGGGCGGACAGATCTAGCTGTTCGTCGATGTCTGGACTAACGTGCGGCCTGAGCAGATCAAGGGGGCGCGCCATGACTCAACCTCCCGACGCATCCGAGGCAATCACCAAGGTCGAACGGTTCGGCTACCGGCAGGAGCTGAGTCGGACCCTCAGCTTCACCGACCTGCTCATCTACGGGCTGATCTTCATGGTGCCGATCGCACCCTTCGGCATCTTCGGCAGCGTGTACGCCGGCTCCGGCGGCATGGTCGCGCTGGCCTACATCATCGGCATGGTGGCGATGATGTTCACCGCCATGTCGTACGCGCAGATGGTCCGCGCGTTCCCCATGGCCGGCTCCGTCTACAGCTACACCGGTCGCGGCATCGCACCGCCCGTCGGCTTCCTCGCCGGCTGGGTGATCCTGCTCGACTACGTCCTGGTGCCGGGTCTGCTCTATCTGGTGGCCAGCGTGGCCATGCACTCCCTCGTGCCCGGCGTGCCGGTGTGGGCGTGGCTGGCGGCATTCGTCGTGCTCAACACCGTCGTCAACTACTTCGGCATCCGGATGACCGCCCGGGTGAACCGGGTGATGCTCGCCGCCGAGCTGGTCATCCTCGTGATCTTCCTGGTCGTCGGCGTGATCGCGCTGGCGCAGGGCAAGGGTGCGGGCTTCTCACTCCGGCCACTGTTCGACGCGGGCACCTTCTCCTGGCCGCTGGTGTTCGGCGCGGTGTCGATCGCCGTGCTCTCCTTCCTCGGCTTCGACGGGATCTCCATGCTGGCCGAGGAGAGCCGCGAGGAGGCCCGACAGATCGGCCGGGCGATGATCGCTGCGCTGCTGCTGGCCGGTGCCCTGTTCGTCGTGCAGACGTGGGTCGCGGCCCTGCTGGTGCCGGACGCGCCCAGCCTGCTCGACAACGGCGACCCGGATGGAACCGCGTTCTACGACGCGGCCCGGGCGGCCGGCGGGGGCTGGCTGGCCGGACTGACCGCCCTGGCCACCGCGATCGCCTGGGGCTTCGCCAACTCCCTGGTCGCGCAGGCCGCGACCTCCCGCCTGCTGTACGCGATGGCCCGCGACCGGCAGATGCCGCGCTTCCTCGCCCGGATCAACCCGAAACACAAGGTGCCGGCCAACGCCACCCTGCTGGTCGCCGCCATCTCCCTGGCGCTCGGCCTCTACATGGCCAGCCGGGACGACGGCATCTCGCTGCTGTCCACACTTGTCAATTTCGGCGCGATGACCGCGTTCCTCGCGCTGCACGTCTCCGTCGTGACCCACTACGTGGTGCGCAACGGCAGCCGGGACTGGTTGCGGCATCTGGTGGTGCCGGCGATCGGATTCCTGATCCTGCTCTACGTCGTCATCAACGCCAAGGTCGCCGCCCAGGTGCTCGGCTTCGTCTGGTTGGGCGTCGGGCTGCTGGTCCTGCTGGCCTTCTACCTGACGGGCCGGCGTCCAGAGCTCGCCGCGCTCGCCGAAGTCGCCCACGACAGCACCGACGAGCCGGTGAAGGAGCCGCAGTGAACACGGACGTGGTGAAGTACCGGCCAGAGCCGGACCAACTCTCCTACACCTTCGGCGGGCGCGAGGCGGTGCTCCGGGTGCGCCCGGGCACGATCCTCGAGCTCTACACCGAGGACTGCTTCGGCGGCCGGGTCCGGAGCACCGACGATCTG
Above is a window of Micromonospora coriariae DNA encoding:
- a CDS encoding MalY/PatB family protein; amino-acid sequence: MSAVLRGAPDAVNPLRQLTIEQLRQRTSLKWREYPDDVLPLWVAEMDVPLAEPVARAITDAVARGDTGYTAGTAYPQALAEFARRRWGWDGLAVARTALVPDVMHGVVEALRLVTEPGDAVVVNCPVYPPFYEFVTHAGRRIVEAPLGEDLRIDLGTLKDAFRQARAGGRPAAYLLCSPHNPTGVVHTVDELAAVARLAEQHGVRVIADEIHAPVIAGGARFVPYLSVPGAENGLSLMSASKGWNLAGLRGALLIAGPAAAGDLARVPFEASVSTSHLGVIAHTAAFRDGGEWLDALLTGLDDNRRLLAALLAEHLPAIRYRPGQATYLAWLDCRALGLGDDPATVFLDRGRVALNSGSAFGTGGAGHVRLNLATAPELITEAVRRMATAVA
- a CDS encoding M14 family metallopeptidase; this encodes MRRTQRRIALLALPALVGSILVATGPAGADPAGPSATAGRSQVENAESERLVHIRLTGADMLDKVAAAGFDLEHGLRRVPSGIEGEAVVTAEQITELTSMGVDVLGDDAGFAWSDEADGGIDIDAAGTRAVQPSNHEATVRIARADWFTTKGQGFLYVEARTTEGQQADPIVGMQLENDSGKGTAFGFARTMSRFVDSGQYMFHRNLFKLDVRPNKIQVTSSTGGVTTGVVSNWLEDAPPPLTANPSYKSDFVDGYKHPQQLYSRAKEIARQYPDIAEIVYLPNQTNGYQRKAQAQIGGTGQAAVVVTSAAWGHEGGNDITVEFVDRSDANLPLAVEVADKAVRVLLATDASGGPASTATEVAEALRTRSQGLIDRAHPYRTNQGTGIVAPTAGPVALTDFLDQKRAGAPAGEVPRGPVTIPVLRIGKHRDGKKPGVLIQAQDHAREWVPATTSLESAERLVHNYKSDKETKKIVENTDIFFILSNNPDGANYSFYNFASQRKNMTNHCPDASADPGQRNSWGVDLNRNYRVGSGHDGYAGGSTNCVSGTYQGPEELSEPESKNIIWLVEKYSNIKFMMSVHSNGGQLFWQPGAYIADGRITTPRPPLGDEAFYWQSAARILSQVKAHRETVVTPENVGGSSDVLYSSAGNVREDLYHTYGIYAFGWEVGGSVYNPATGNWQGGSFQPEWAGNPDLVSGHAETMEYANGIMEMFRVAADWGRDKKDPTSQLVPGAGRYSGPVDVRFETNEPATIYYTTDGSRPTLESPRYAATEFREPGQVFHVTETTTFRWFSVDSAGNIEKNYDPTKNDKRNNYRTATIKIAEK
- a CDS encoding response regulator — protein: MADVTGPVRVVIVDDDPLVRGMLTMMLDGADGIVVVGEAADGGAAITAVDRHMPDVVLMDIRMPGVNGITATERLRRRPRPPEIIVLTTFDTDEHVVRALRAGASGFLLKDTPPQRISQAVRAVAAGNPMLSPGVTRRLMQRVASGAESYEYARSRLALLTPRERDVVLAIAQGRSNAEIATELLMSVTTVKAHVSHILTKLDLDNRTQIALLAHDGRLS
- a CDS encoding sensor histidine kinase, whose product is MDAATCDVDPPRTWRSVPAGVATVAMGVLIATALWSATRSGSTALVRADVALAVAALALVPVVVRRPEVAGVLAGLLVALSPVATPVASFAVLFAARNRPFRQAAVVAAVGVAGEAVQALWRPTPSLPFGWRLVLMTAAYAALLGWGTWAQARHALLAALRDRARRAEQEQERRVVEARAAERSRIAREMHDVLAHRLSLLAAAAGAMEYRPDAPPERLSAAAGVIRASAHQALDELREVITLLRSDDAETPADAPPGQSLADLPRLVEEARAAGQQIEVDDPLGPPVEVPPAVGRTAYRIAQEALTNARKHAAGQPVRLAVGGGPGSGLSIAVSNPTTPDGGASGHDGAGLIGLAERAALTGGRVAHHIDASGRFHLTAWLPWPT
- a CDS encoding DUF6069 family protein, coding for MTNNLLLRRAAVSAGAILVATAEFAILHSAVDVDLAAGTGNATRQITVAAVVVAAAVAALAGWALLALLEPRTGRARLWWTSIAVAVLLLSLLLGPPSGVGGGAKAALALLHLSVGVVLILGLPRSRPEGRNR
- a CDS encoding glycoside hydrolase family 15 protein, with product MESYPAIEDHGLIGDLQTAALVTCDGTIDWFCAPRFDSPSIFAALLDRERGGYFRIAPHDVRYVTKQLYLPGTPILITRFISADGVAEVMDFMPVTGDRATDAHRLVRMVNMVRGSMRFRLECRPRFDYAREKHQVERHPQGYVFRSRSAALTFNPVDPVRQLLSQGGNVRLEDGDLVAYGTLNEGDTGGVVLETTGTEPRIIPPAEVQGMFEWTRDYWRRWVERSRYTGRWREMVERSAITLKLMTYAPTGAMIAAPTAALPELVGGTRNWDYRYTWVRDTSFSVHALLGLGFTEEVSRYMNWLDERIREAGDHQDPLKIMYRVDGSSDLHEEILDHLEGYRGSRPVRIGNGAADQLQLDIHGEALYAMHLADEQGIRVSHQVWKSTVRLVDWLCHHWDQPDAGIWESRHHPRNYTFGRVMSWVALDRAIRLATRTGRPGDIASWADQRNRIYNQVMARGYNRERGTFVQAYDENVLDAALLSMPAVGFLTPSDPLWQSTLSAIERELVSDSLVHRYDPVHSPDGLPGHEGTFNMCTFWYVEALARSGRLDDARLTFEKMFTFSNHLGLYAEEIAATGEQIGNYPQAFSHLSLINTALALNDLLDVEADARRRR
- a CDS encoding glutaredoxin domain-containing protein, with translation MLRRWTLAILMATCGVLVLVAQLAAGMSAVGGAELLIFLALALVLSPWAFPRSVDAAEAQRASAADGRPIVYWRPGCRYCLQLRFSLGRLARRAHWVDIWRDPAGAAAVRAVAGGNETVPTVVLDGQPVVNPDRAWFREQLRSS
- a CDS encoding APC family permease is translated as MTQPPDASEAITKVERFGYRQELSRTLSFTDLLIYGLIFMVPIAPFGIFGSVYAGSGGMVALAYIIGMVAMMFTAMSYAQMVRAFPMAGSVYSYTGRGIAPPVGFLAGWVILLDYVLVPGLLYLVASVAMHSLVPGVPVWAWLAAFVVLNTVVNYFGIRMTARVNRVMLAAELVILVIFLVVGVIALAQGKGAGFSLRPLFDAGTFSWPLVFGAVSIAVLSFLGFDGISMLAEESREEARQIGRAMIAALLLAGALFVVQTWVAALLVPDAPSLLDNGDPDGTAFYDAARAAGGGWLAGLTALATAIAWGFANSLVAQAATSRLLYAMARDRQMPRFLARINPKHKVPANATLLVAAISLALGLYMASRDDGISLLSTLVNFGAMTAFLALHVSVVTHYVVRNGSRDWLRHLVVPAIGFLILLYVVINAKVAAQVLGFVWLGVGLLVLLAFYLTGRRPELAALAEVAHDSTDEPVKEPQ